From the genome of Vicia villosa cultivar HV-30 ecotype Madison, WI linkage group LG2, Vvil1.0, whole genome shotgun sequence, one region includes:
- the LOC131646308 gene encoding gibberellin-regulated protein 12-like produces the protein MAKYTCSFLLMIIFTSVIQEAYAGGEGSLRPDQCAGACDYRCSATMYKKACLTYCNLCCAKCLCVPSGTYGNKEECPCYNNWKTGRGTPKCP, from the exons ATGGCTAAATACACTTGTTCATTTCTTCTCATGATTATTTTCACTTCAGTGATCCAGGAAGCCTAT GCTGGGGGAGAAGGGTCACTTCGTCCTGACC aATGTGCGGGTGCATGTGATTATCGTTGTTCAGCAACTATGTACAAGAAGGCGTGTCTAACCTATTGTAATCTTTGTTGTGCAAAATGTTTATGCGTTCCATCTGGAACATATGGTAACAAGGAAGAATGTCCATGCTACAATAACTGGAAAACTGGGAGAGGAACACCCAAATGTCCCTAA